A genomic window from Luteolibacter sp. LG18 includes:
- a CDS encoding phage protease translates to MSHPIHNRKGEVPADGWFEIEAPGTYPAGVDEDENPREQVLDDIAFKSIVNRFQSDKAAAGATWAGLLVDHDHLSHDMDKSTAAMAWAQDVQVRNGILCAKLDLTDIGEPAVRNRRFKFFSTEYDAGDLEDLGGGKVRPLRLAGLAFTNRPNNRGRIKPISNRAEAGAKGGQKTETTTQPTMKNIATALGLPADADEAAILSAIAKLKSDQATAETENKENAAETIMNRFGDRVPEAARAGWKAHLILNRKATEELMETTFPKQEVKEVEKKPVAPIHNREKAKAPDAVSDGGTEQQQAAGKKKAAAIRNRAAEIQRTERIPWNAAFNRAAGELS, encoded by the coding sequence ATGAGCCACCCCATCCACAACCGCAAAGGCGAAGTCCCGGCCGACGGCTGGTTTGAGATCGAAGCCCCCGGCACCTATCCGGCGGGAGTCGATGAAGACGAGAACCCGCGTGAGCAGGTGCTCGATGACATCGCCTTCAAGTCGATCGTCAACCGCTTCCAATCCGACAAGGCGGCCGCCGGTGCCACATGGGCCGGTCTGCTCGTGGACCATGACCATCTGTCCCACGACATGGACAAGAGCACGGCGGCGATGGCCTGGGCGCAGGATGTGCAGGTCCGCAACGGCATCCTGTGCGCGAAGCTCGACCTGACCGACATCGGCGAGCCCGCCGTGAGGAACCGTCGATTCAAGTTCTTCTCCACCGAATACGACGCCGGGGATCTCGAAGACCTCGGCGGCGGCAAGGTGAGGCCGCTGCGTTTGGCGGGACTCGCCTTCACGAACCGCCCCAACAACCGGGGCCGGATCAAACCGATTTCGAACCGTGCCGAGGCTGGTGCCAAGGGCGGGCAGAAAACCGAAACCACAACACAACCGACGATGAAGAACATCGCCACCGCACTGGGGCTGCCCGCCGATGCCGACGAGGCCGCCATCCTTTCCGCGATCGCCAAGCTGAAAAGCGACCAGGCGACCGCCGAAACCGAGAACAAGGAGAACGCCGCTGAGACGATCATGAATCGTTTCGGTGATCGCGTCCCCGAAGCCGCACGCGCTGGCTGGAAAGCGCATCTCATCCTGAACCGCAAGGCCACCGAGGAGCTGATGGAAACCACCTTCCCGAAGCAGGAAGTGAAGGAAGTCGAAAAGAAGCCGGTCGCTCCGATCCACAACCGCGAGAAGGCGAAAGCCCCGGACGCGGTGAGCGATGGCGGCACGGAGCAACAGCAGGCCGCCGGGAAGAAGAAGGCGGCCGCGATCCGCAACCGTGCCGCCGAGATCCAGCGCACCGAACGCATCCCGTGGAACGCGGCCTTCAACCGCGCCGCTGGCGAACTGTCCTGA
- a CDS encoding DUF935 family protein, giving the protein MSRETTLPTRSGGFFGRMRGIVNRAVMSVSYRFHVAAANSWRDTYNPLRSLTIQRAVCLLEEGERGAFADLMWTYRYIEMQDATLGALIERRTSAIQELDWNIVMRVDVPAGKTGVAKRQKAALEATYKRIKNLSAAFEHLAMASFRGFSRLEKVTNGDGEIIALAPVDQWFWVRQGLYGAWKYNRSATFGTNAGEEVPEPRFISREVARPINRVALIAYVRKGLSQKDWDGFIEQFGIPAVFIVMPENVPSDKEDEYLEAADQITSDGRGVLPGGSKVETVDNGARGNNPFKEHLAYQDEQVVLRGTGGMLTMLAQSGSGTLAGNAHADTFAAIARAEAAEISEILRAAIDAEVIEAETPGEEAWARFELAANEEQDSSQVVKDACLLNRSGFTVDPAYIEEKTGYKMVLAPSVQTPEGKLLNRLMGLAGRTSRNDFKRHPEDMLRIVGNIFNRQPSEEGWKKFGRETGTLGIPREIMPQIQSGNRAAMVNFLRARGIDYTKESVKPADLKPTQAEYSPAKVAAAKAHQGAQRAILISSDNHVVDGHHQYKSALEDGPNVPMDVFRIDAPIMAVIGLLLQMESTGQALMNRHYSAENGDTFQDFIRAVRGDKEADAMGRTASMQKLCNALSADLQPLGEALAGALAAGDEAAMRAALKKISADMPDFLQSPELEAALGEELAAALIQPKSDSE; this is encoded by the coding sequence ATGAGCCGGGAAACCACCCTTCCGACCCGTTCCGGCGGGTTCTTCGGCCGGATGCGCGGCATCGTGAACCGGGCGGTGATGTCTGTCAGCTACCGATTCCACGTGGCGGCGGCGAACTCGTGGCGGGACACCTACAATCCGCTGCGGAGCCTCACCATCCAGCGGGCCGTGTGCCTGCTGGAGGAAGGCGAGCGCGGGGCGTTCGCGGACCTGATGTGGACCTACCGCTACATCGAGATGCAGGACGCCACCCTGGGCGCTCTGATCGAGCGCCGGACGTCCGCCATCCAGGAGCTGGATTGGAACATCGTGATGCGGGTCGACGTTCCGGCGGGGAAGACCGGCGTGGCCAAGCGCCAGAAGGCCGCGCTGGAGGCGACCTACAAGCGGATCAAGAATCTCAGCGCCGCCTTCGAGCATCTCGCGATGGCGAGCTTCCGTGGCTTCTCCCGGCTGGAGAAGGTGACCAACGGCGATGGCGAGATCATCGCGCTCGCTCCCGTGGACCAATGGTTCTGGGTGCGCCAGGGGCTTTACGGTGCCTGGAAATACAACCGCAGCGCGACGTTCGGCACCAATGCCGGCGAAGAGGTTCCGGAGCCGCGATTCATTTCCCGCGAGGTGGCCCGGCCGATCAACCGCGTGGCGCTCATCGCCTACGTCCGGAAGGGCCTGTCTCAAAAAGACTGGGACGGCTTTATCGAACAGTTCGGCATCCCGGCCGTCTTCATCGTGATGCCGGAGAACGTTCCGTCCGACAAGGAGGACGAGTATCTCGAAGCGGCCGACCAGATCACCAGCGACGGCCGTGGCGTGTTGCCCGGCGGGTCGAAGGTCGAAACCGTCGACAACGGAGCGCGTGGCAACAATCCGTTTAAAGAACATCTCGCCTACCAGGATGAACAGGTGGTGCTGCGTGGCACCGGCGGGATGCTCACGATGCTGGCGCAGAGCGGCAGCGGCACCCTCGCGGGCAATGCGCATGCCGATACCTTCGCCGCGATCGCCCGGGCCGAGGCCGCGGAGATCTCCGAGATCCTGCGAGCCGCCATCGACGCCGAGGTGATCGAAGCGGAAACACCGGGCGAGGAAGCCTGGGCGCGCTTCGAGCTGGCGGCCAACGAAGAACAGGACAGCAGCCAGGTGGTGAAGGATGCGTGCCTTCTCAACAGAAGCGGCTTCACCGTCGACCCGGCCTACATCGAAGAGAAGACCGGATACAAGATGGTGCTCGCCCCGTCCGTGCAGACTCCCGAGGGGAAACTGCTCAACCGACTGATGGGCCTGGCGGGCCGGACCAGCCGCAACGACTTCAAGCGCCATCCCGAGGACATGCTCCGGATCGTGGGGAACATCTTCAATCGCCAGCCCTCCGAGGAAGGATGGAAGAAGTTCGGCCGTGAGACCGGCACCCTGGGCATCCCGCGGGAGATCATGCCGCAGATCCAGAGCGGCAACCGGGCGGCGATGGTAAACTTCCTTCGCGCCCGTGGCATCGACTACACCAAGGAGTCGGTGAAGCCCGCGGACCTCAAGCCGACGCAGGCCGAGTATTCGCCCGCGAAGGTGGCGGCCGCGAAGGCCCACCAGGGCGCGCAACGCGCCATCCTGATTTCGTCCGACAACCACGTCGTCGACGGGCATCACCAGTACAAGTCCGCCCTGGAAGACGGACCGAACGTGCCGATGGATGTGTTCCGGATCGACGCGCCGATCATGGCGGTCATCGGCCTGCTGCTCCAGATGGAGAGCACCGGCCAGGCGCTGATGAACCGGCACTACTCCGCCGAGAACGGCGACACCTTCCAAGACTTCATCCGGGCGGTGCGCGGCGACAAGGAGGCCGATGCCATGGGCCGGACAGCCTCGATGCAAAAGCTTTGCAACGCCCTTTCCGCGGACTTGCAGCCGCTCGGCGAAGCCCTGGCAGGTGCCCTCGCGGCCGGTGACGAGGCGGCGATGCGGGCGGCGCTGAAGAAGATCTCGGCGGACATGCCCGACTTCCTGCAATCCCCCGAACTGGAGGCCGCTCTGGGCGAGGAGCTGGCAGCCGCCCTGATCCAACCCAAATCCGATTCCGAATGA
- a CDS encoding M15 family metallopeptidase has product MSDLPQLTRQIQARLGVTVDGTYGPATAAAILAALPAPAVATPAPIPPSGDIDSRTAGVFAKLDPKIVPNFRDFYRQANARLADRGLSYVAVQGTRTMAEQQALYNQGRTTPGQIVTKAKPGSSWHNFAVAVDFGVFRGGSYLDEHEPGLADKIHREIATALADECGLAWGGDWTSIKDFPHYQPASLPASPNDHYRELFQEKGSVL; this is encoded by the coding sequence ATGAGTGATCTCCCACAACTCACCCGCCAGATCCAGGCGCGCCTCGGCGTGACGGTGGATGGCACCTACGGCCCGGCCACGGCCGCCGCCATCCTGGCCGCGCTGCCCGCTCCGGCGGTCGCCACGCCCGCACCGATCCCGCCCTCCGGCGACATCGACAGCCGCACGGCCGGAGTCTTCGCGAAGCTCGATCCGAAGATCGTGCCGAACTTCCGCGACTTCTATCGCCAGGCCAATGCCCGGCTTGCCGATCGCGGGCTCTCCTACGTCGCGGTGCAGGGCACCCGCACGATGGCCGAGCAACAGGCGCTCTACAACCAGGGTCGCACCACGCCGGGTCAGATCGTCACCAAGGCCAAGCCGGGTTCCTCCTGGCACAACTTCGCCGTCGCCGTCGACTTCGGGGTGTTCCGTGGCGGCAGCTATCTGGACGAGCACGAGCCGGGCCTCGCCGACAAGATCCATCGCGAGATCGCGACAGCCTTGGCGGATGAATGCGGCCTCGCCTGGGGCGGTGACTGGACGTCGATCAAGGATTTCCCGCACTACCAGCCCGCGTCGTTGCCCGCCTCGCCCAACGACCACTACCGCGAACTCTTCCAAGAGAAAGGGTCCGTGCTGTGA
- a CDS encoding LexA family transcriptional regulator: MIARFTVLRARPMALARSLWVQPFRASSTSTARLRVSVAFGFWLRAPVISEQLVQRHSELSVHWRKTKMNSSETFVQRFAVLMAKRGIKSRAELATLLNISRTQLHYIEKGEKDPQPRILERLNELERESGIQGEQFVQIAQVGEAPPPRFPPKRTTRYIPVIGMAHAGEAQSYEELHCDPEDHVPTECRDEKAFAVRLEGDSMEPEYKERDLLILMPERRIYTNCLAVLKLANDGVVFRRIEIRGDTIRLIPLNRRYEPDVIEKKDVTWAYPVYGMWRQITN; the protein is encoded by the coding sequence TTGATCGCTCGGTTTACGGTGTTGCGGGCACGGCCGATGGCCTTGGCGAGGTCGCTTTGGGTCCAGCCCTTTCGAGCCAGCTCCACATCGACGGCGCGCCTGCGGGTCTCCGTAGCTTTTGGTTTTTGGTTGCGGGCTCCTGTCATTTCTGAACAACTTGTTCAGCGGCACAGTGAACTTTCTGTTCATTGGCGCAAGACAAAAATGAACTCTTCTGAAACCTTTGTTCAGCGATTTGCCGTCCTGATGGCCAAACGTGGGATCAAAAGTCGGGCCGAATTGGCCACGTTGCTTAATATTTCAAGGACTCAGCTTCACTACATCGAGAAGGGAGAGAAAGATCCTCAGCCTCGAATTTTGGAAAGATTGAACGAATTGGAGAGAGAGTCAGGAATTCAAGGTGAGCAATTTGTTCAGATCGCTCAAGTGGGAGAAGCTCCCCCGCCAAGGTTTCCACCGAAAAGAACGACTCGCTACATTCCCGTGATCGGGATGGCCCACGCTGGAGAAGCGCAGAGCTACGAAGAGCTCCATTGTGATCCAGAGGACCACGTGCCCACCGAATGCCGCGACGAGAAAGCATTCGCGGTCCGGCTGGAAGGCGACTCGATGGAGCCGGAATACAAAGAGCGCGATCTCCTGATCTTGATGCCGGAGCGCCGCATTTACACGAACTGCCTGGCTGTGTTGAAGCTGGCCAACGACGGGGTGGTGTTTCGCCGAATTGAAATTCGCGGCGACACGATCCGATTGATCCCGCTGAACAGGCGCTATGAGCCTGACGTGATCGAAAAGAAGGATGTCACGTGGGCCTATCCGGTTTACGGCATGTGGAGACAAATCACCAACTGA
- a CDS encoding ATP-binding protein: MKEQDSTVRSPHAGTNYGIAPDQFELVIKALDEEQQETLRFWYYLAKEESWTLRQLAKHSGEHSTTLTRVFRGVYEGNIGNVCDRLENSRVAFKGTVANPDFTMTALAKRMFEIFDELRELNLVGLLWGEKGIGKTTVAEEYRRLNNHGKTVYVRCLARCTFPQFVHHVARSLGVTVKNQNQFTVREKIVGVLSAGQRLLIVDELHELFATMRPDMAANCCEFLREIYDRSGCGMALIGTERMISEFKTGTQKEILSQLLDRGYEFRLPGKSTRKDYEAMLKHFGLATPGAAEPDAAEIVKDLVDAHGLRKFNVHLRSGARRAKRRNETYTWAHFVEAFDNLATLSTAAK, translated from the coding sequence ATGAAAGAACAAGACTCCACCGTTAGAAGCCCCCACGCCGGAACCAACTACGGCATCGCTCCCGATCAATTCGAACTCGTCATCAAGGCGCTCGATGAGGAGCAGCAGGAGACCCTGCGCTTCTGGTACTACCTCGCCAAGGAGGAGAGCTGGACGCTCCGCCAGCTCGCCAAGCACAGCGGCGAACACTCCACCACGCTGACCCGCGTCTTCCGTGGCGTTTACGAAGGCAACATCGGCAACGTGTGCGATCGCCTCGAAAACAGCCGGGTGGCCTTCAAGGGCACCGTCGCCAATCCGGATTTCACGATGACGGCGCTGGCCAAGCGCATGTTCGAGATCTTCGACGAACTCCGCGAGCTGAACCTTGTCGGCCTGCTGTGGGGAGAGAAGGGGATCGGCAAGACCACCGTGGCCGAGGAATACCGCCGCCTGAACAACCATGGCAAGACGGTCTACGTCCGCTGCCTGGCCCGCTGCACCTTCCCGCAGTTCGTCCACCACGTGGCCCGCTCGCTCGGCGTCACGGTGAAGAACCAGAACCAGTTCACCGTCCGCGAGAAGATCGTCGGCGTGCTGTCCGCTGGCCAGCGGCTCCTGATCGTCGATGAGCTGCACGAGCTGTTCGCCACGATGCGCCCGGACATGGCCGCGAACTGCTGCGAGTTCCTCCGCGAGATCTACGACCGCTCCGGCTGCGGCATGGCCCTGATCGGCACCGAGCGGATGATCAGCGAGTTCAAGACCGGCACGCAGAAGGAGATCCTCAGCCAGCTCCTGGACCGGGGCTACGAGTTCCGCCTGCCCGGGAAGTCCACCCGCAAGGACTACGAGGCGATGCTGAAACACTTCGGCCTGGCCACACCTGGAGCGGCTGAGCCGGACGCCGCCGAGATCGTCAAAGACCTCGTGGACGCGCACGGCCTCCGCAAGTTCAACGTCCACCTCCGCAGCGGTGCCCGCCGCGCCAAGCGCCGCAATGAGACCTACACCTGGGCGCACTTCGTCGAGGCCTTCGACAACCTGGCCACCCTCTCCACCGCCGCCAAATGA
- a CDS encoding host-nuclease inhibitor Gam family protein — MAKSKPSKLPAIETTEDLHATVDKVAVLEAEKRGLEAARDIDLQKVRTKHDAQIEEKGTLIKALTNLCATYCKAKKASLFGKLKSAASALARFGIREGTPALCLLNKNHTWETVLARLKDRGLTEYVRVVEEIDKEKLKGAKLTEAQLAELGLRVDTKESFFIESKSDDANRIKTATDDEV, encoded by the coding sequence ATGGCCAAATCGAAACCATCCAAACTGCCCGCGATCGAAACCACCGAAGACCTTCACGCCACCGTCGACAAGGTCGCGGTGCTGGAAGCCGAGAAGCGGGGCCTTGAAGCCGCCCGCGACATCGACCTTCAGAAGGTCCGCACCAAGCACGATGCGCAGATTGAGGAAAAGGGCACGCTGATCAAGGCGCTCACCAACCTCTGCGCCACCTACTGCAAGGCGAAGAAGGCCTCGCTCTTCGGCAAGCTCAAGTCGGCCGCGTCCGCCCTGGCACGCTTCGGCATCCGCGAGGGCACGCCCGCCCTGTGCCTGCTCAACAAGAACCACACCTGGGAAACGGTGCTCGCCCGCCTCAAGGATCGCGGCCTCACGGAATACGTCCGCGTCGTCGAGGAGATCGACAAGGAGAAGCTCAAGGGCGCGAAGCTCACCGAGGCCCAGCTCGCCGAACTCGGCCTGCGGGTCGACACCAAGGAATCGTTCTTCATCGAATCCAAGAGCGACGACGCGAACCGCATCAAGACCGCCACCGACGACGAAGTCTAA
- a CDS encoding SOS response-associated peptidase family protein — protein sequence MALVIAIGRMRVPVAVPMRWGWSRDFNPTIYNARAEKVGTGMWAQASRCLFLVSDYYETDKTTGQKWRIYAKRPVVTSGFYVPGLWEIGPEKRLFAAMLTEPASSLLDGMNDRQPCAFADWREMEPWINGGNLPNRTKLHLAKEQEAANRQSLQDIQERNHSHLAWRLRQEADRNSPDGPTLPGL from the coding sequence ATGGCCTTGGTGATCGCCATCGGCCGCATGCGGGTGCCTGTCGCGGTGCCCATGCGATGGGGATGGAGCCGGGATTTCAACCCCACCATCTACAATGCGCGGGCCGAGAAGGTCGGGACGGGCATGTGGGCTCAGGCTTCTCGCTGCCTCTTCCTGGTGAGCGATTACTACGAAACCGACAAGACCACCGGGCAGAAGTGGCGGATCTACGCCAAGCGCCCGGTGGTGACGAGTGGGTTCTACGTTCCAGGCCTGTGGGAAATCGGTCCGGAAAAGCGTCTGTTCGCCGCGATGCTGACCGAACCGGCATCATCCTTGCTGGACGGCATGAACGACCGCCAGCCGTGCGCGTTCGCCGACTGGAGGGAGATGGAGCCTTGGATCAACGGGGGGAACCTACCCAACCGCACGAAACTGCACCTTGCCAAGGAACAGGAAGCGGCAAATAGGCAAAGCCTCCAGGACATCCAGGAACGCAACCACTCCCACTTGGCTTGGAGGCTTCGACAGGAAGCGGACCGGAATTCCCCGGATGGACCAACACTTCCCGGACTCTGA
- a CDS encoding PQQ-dependent sugar dehydrogenase has protein sequence MLKPILLSLAALTASLAAKEAYELSAPVADGLNDPIEIALLPDGGMFVIEREGRVLRVNPETGGMFEVAKFDVSALRAADPDSPVAREEGLLGITVDPKFVTNGRLYIYYSDPVKTLNRLSRFTYRDGKIDRASEKMLLEIPVERDRKVCHQGGSLSFGPDGLLYLSTGDNTNPFESNGNAPIDNRPDRVQFDAQRSAGNTNDLRGKVLRIRPTENGYEIPAGNLFPPGTAKTRPEIYVMGCRNPYRISLDPKAGALYWGEVGPDANNDGPRGPRGYDEVNQARAAGNYGWPFLVGDNKPYPIVDFTTGQPGEMTDPAVPKNPGARNTGLPVLPSARSAFIWYPYADSPEFPMVGKGSRNAMAGPVFYYDASRKWNLLGKEDDHTLLTYDWARGRMWKAKLGEGEKLVSLAPFADKLLHPMDMEMAKDGTVWLLEYGTNWWFNKDGRIRRLRPGTDNHAPEISAAAVTGKNGTYAVTASSDADGDPVTVRWFLTSGTAEKDLGTAATVTVAEGSGTELRAVATDGKGGVAIKRFPLVKQDAQPELALQLEGKPKALGFGETVKFQVKSSVAPDAKTVSVRARYIPPTGHDAGGPEFAPDIQELVTSRLCLACHQVDQASVGPRYVDVALRNRDRTDAVEYLKGRVLKGSTGDWGEVPMPAQAISEAEADKIVKAILHLGDGISATKGTLSGELKLPPAPASAAPGGAWEILVEANGYLPTRTRVGAK, from the coding sequence ATGTTGAAACCCATCCTTCTGTCACTGGCCGCCCTGACCGCCTCCCTCGCGGCCAAGGAGGCGTATGAACTCTCCGCCCCCGTGGCGGACGGGCTGAACGACCCCATCGAGATCGCGCTGCTGCCGGATGGCGGAATGTTCGTGATCGAGCGCGAGGGCCGTGTCCTCCGCGTGAATCCGGAAACAGGCGGCATGTTCGAGGTCGCGAAGTTCGATGTCTCCGCCCTGCGTGCCGCCGATCCGGACAGCCCGGTGGCGCGGGAGGAGGGCTTGCTTGGCATCACCGTTGACCCGAAGTTCGTCACGAACGGGCGGCTCTACATTTACTACAGCGACCCGGTCAAAACGCTCAACCGCCTGTCCCGGTTCACCTATCGGGACGGGAAGATCGACCGGGCTTCGGAAAAGATGCTGCTGGAGATCCCGGTTGAACGGGACCGCAAGGTCTGCCACCAGGGAGGGTCGCTGTCGTTCGGGCCGGACGGCCTGCTCTACCTCAGCACCGGGGACAACACGAACCCGTTCGAGAGCAACGGCAACGCGCCGATCGACAACCGCCCGGACCGCGTCCAGTTCGATGCCCAGCGCAGCGCGGGGAACACCAACGACCTCCGTGGCAAGGTGCTCCGCATCCGGCCGACCGAGAACGGCTACGAGATTCCCGCGGGCAACTTGTTTCCGCCGGGCACGGCCAAAACCCGCCCGGAGATCTACGTCATGGGCTGCCGGAATCCCTACCGGATCTCGCTCGATCCGAAGGCGGGTGCGCTCTACTGGGGCGAGGTCGGTCCGGATGCCAACAACGACGGGCCACGGGGGCCGCGTGGTTACGACGAGGTGAACCAGGCCCGTGCCGCGGGCAACTATGGCTGGCCATTCCTCGTCGGGGATAACAAACCGTACCCGATCGTCGATTTCACCACCGGTCAGCCTGGCGAGATGACCGATCCCGCCGTGCCGAAAAATCCGGGGGCGCGGAACACCGGCCTGCCGGTCCTGCCGTCGGCCCGCTCCGCCTTCATCTGGTATCCCTACGCGGATAGTCCGGAGTTTCCGATGGTGGGGAAGGGATCCCGAAACGCGATGGCGGGGCCGGTGTTTTATTACGATGCATCCCGTAAATGGAACCTCCTCGGCAAGGAGGACGACCACACGCTCCTCACGTATGACTGGGCCCGTGGCCGGATGTGGAAGGCGAAGCTGGGTGAAGGCGAGAAGCTGGTTTCCCTGGCGCCCTTCGCCGACAAGCTGCTCCACCCGATGGACATGGAGATGGCGAAGGACGGCACCGTGTGGCTGCTCGAATACGGAACCAACTGGTGGTTCAACAAGGACGGACGCATCCGCCGCCTTCGCCCGGGAACGGACAACCATGCACCCGAGATTTCCGCCGCGGCCGTGACGGGGAAGAACGGCACCTACGCGGTGACGGCTTCCTCCGATGCCGATGGCGATCCAGTGACCGTCCGCTGGTTCCTCACCAGCGGCACCGCGGAGAAGGATCTCGGCACGGCGGCCACCGTCACGGTGGCGGAAGGTTCCGGCACCGAGCTCCGCGCCGTCGCCACCGATGGCAAGGGCGGTGTCGCGATCAAGCGGTTCCCGCTGGTGAAACAGGACGCACAGCCCGAGCTGGCACTCCAGTTGGAAGGAAAGCCGAAAGCCCTCGGGTTCGGAGAGACGGTGAAGTTCCAGGTCAAATCCTCCGTGGCCCCGGACGCGAAGACGGTCTCCGTCCGTGCCCGTTACATCCCGCCGACCGGCCATGATGCCGGTGGTCCGGAATTCGCACCGGACATCCAGGAACTGGTGACGTCCCGCCTGTGCCTCGCCTGCCACCAGGTGGACCAGGCTTCCGTCGGGCCGCGGTATGTCGACGTGGCGTTGCGGAACCGTGACCGCACCGATGCCGTGGAGTATCTCAAGGGCCGTGTGCTCAAGGGTAGCACCGGCGATTGGGGTGAGGTGCCAATGCCCGCGCAGGCGATCAGCGAGGCGGAGGCCGACAAGATCGTGAAGGCGATCTTGCATCTCGGCGATGGCATTTCCGCCACCAAGGGCACCCTCTCCGGGGAGTTGAAACTGCCGCCCGCACCGGCTTCCGCCGCGCCCGGCGGTGCCTGGGAAATCCTCGTGGAAGCCAATGGCTATCTCCCGACCCGCACTCGCGTGGGCGCTAAGTAG